TCTCCTCCAGCCTTGGAAAAAGATCAAAAATTCTCTTGTATTCTGCAGAGAAATCAATGTCCTTGTCCCTTGCATACGTGGCAAGAATAAGATTTTCCATCACCGTCAGATTTCCAAAAATATGCCGGCCTTCGGGAACCAGTGCAAGCTTGAGATCTTTAACAACTGATGATGCCTGGGTTTTCAGAATCGATTCGCCCCTGAATTTGATATCACCTTCAACAACCCTGGGTGCTTCCGGGGGCGGCAGCCTGGTAACAGAATAGAGACTCGTTGTTTTTCCTGCACCATTTGCACCGATAAGGGTCACAATCTCACCCTCGTTCACATGAAAGCTGATGCCGTGCAGGGCCTGTATATTGCCGTATTTTACTTTAAGATTTTCAACAGAGAGCAACATTATATATTATCATCTCCCAGATAGGCGGAAATAACCGCGGGATGATTGCGGACATGTTCGGCGGAACCTTCCGCGATTGTCTGTCCAAAGTCAATTACCTTGATATCGTCACAGAGCTCCATCACCACATCCATATGATGCTCTATCAGCCAGATAGTCACGTCGAATGTCTTATGGATCCACTGTATAAGCCTGATCAGCTCCTGCACATCGGCGGAATTCAACCCGGCTGCCGGTTCGTCCAGCAGCAGCAGCTTCGGTTTCTCCGAAAGGGCACGGACAATTTCAAGTTTACGCTGCAGTCCATATGGTAGATTGGTTGGATACTCTTCCATATACTTTTCCAGCTCAAATATTTTCAGTAATTCCCGTGCCTCATGTTCAATACGTTCTTCACACTCAAAATAATCACGGCTGCGAAGAATAGCCTTGAAAAAGCCATATTCCAGCTTTCCATGCTGAGCCACCCTAATATTGTCGAGCACAGTCATCTGGTTCCACAACCTGATATTCTGAAAAGTCCGGGCAACTCCAAGAGCCGTCACCTTATGGGGTTTCAGTCCTGCTGTTGACTTGCCACAGATGAAGATCTCTCCTTCGGTCGCCTGATAAAAGCCACTGACCAGATTGAATACTGTTGTTTTACCAGCTCCGTTGGGTCCGATCAGGCCAGCCATGGCGTTTGAACCAAGGCGTACATTAAAATCAGACACAGCCGTCAGGCCGCCAAAACGCTGGGTCATATTGCGAATCTCGAGTACCCAAGATTCCTGTGTTGGTGTATTTGTCTGCATAGTTATTTAAACCGATAGAAACGTTTCAGCTTTGGAAAGATATCGGAAAGCTCCCGATTCCCCATAATGCCTTCCGGACGAAACTGCATGACTATTATCAGAATAAGCGGGATAATAACCCACTTCAAAATCTGCAAGGGACGAAGCAGTTCCAATAAAATAGTGAAAAATATCGCCGAAATAACTGCACCTGAAAGTGAAGCCATGCCACCGAGATAAACCATCACCAGAACCTCGGTTGATTTCAGAATATTAAAACTACCCGGATTGACATAGCCGATAATATAGGCAAAAAGACCACCGGCAATCCCTGCCAGTCCGGAAGAAAGCATGAAAGTTATCGTCTTTATTTTATTGGTGTTTACACTCATTATTTCCGCAGCCACCTCATCCTGACAGATAGCTGATACCCCTTGCCGAAGGTGGAAGAATTATATCGTCGCAGAATCCAGACAGTGAAAACTGTAAAGAGAAAGACCCAGATAACCATCCATGGCAGATCAATTGTATCCCCCATGGCATTAACAACCTTCTTCATCCCCATAAATCCACGGGAACCACCGATAACACCCAGGTTTTCAATGAGGCTGATAATAATATAGTTTGCGGCAATGGTAATAATGGCAAGGTAATCTCCCCTGGTCTTATAGGAAGGCAGGGCAACAAGCAGACCGGCAACAGCGGCCGCAATCCCTCCAACCAGAATAAGAAGGGGAAAGCAATAGATGGCAAGTCCGGGATCCAGCAGTGGTGCCCCAAAAACCTTATCTTTAGAAAACAGCAAAACACCGAGGATGGATGAAACATAAGCCCCCACACACATGAATCCGGCATGGCCACAGGAAAATTCCCCCATATTGCCGTTTACCAGGTTGAGACTGGTGGAGAGAATAATATTGACTCCCATGAACATCATTACCGACAGCACATAAAGGCCTATGGCCTCCTGATAGGCAAAATATGTTATGATTCCGCCGAAAAGAACAAGCAGCAGATGCACGGAATATCGTTGTAATATTGATTTCATTGGCATCTCCTTTATATCTTGGTGGTTTTGGCGATGCCAAAGAGACCGGTCGGTTTTATTGACAGAATAACCAGTAGTACAGTAAAGGCGAGCAGGTCTCGATAGGTGGATGGAAAAACAGCCACCACCAGAATTTCAACTGCTCCCAGGAGAAATCCTCCGAGAAATGCCCCCTGATATCTCCAATTCCGCCGACCACTGCGGCAATAAATGCCTTCCATCCGATGAGTGCACCCATATACGGTTCAAGAATGGGGTAACTCATGGCAAAGAGCAACCCAGCCAGACCTGCAAAAGCGGAACCAAGAATAAAGGTGATAACAATAATATTATCAATGGGAATACCCATGAGTGGTACAGCAAATTTGTCATAGGAAATAGCGCGCATGGCCATGCCCACTTTGGTTCTTGTTACAATCCACTGCAGAATGAAAAAGGAGAGAATGGCAGTGACGATAACCGCTATTTTCAAATTGGTGAAACTCACTCCACCAACAGTATAGACCTGTACGGGAATAAGCTCCGGAAAAGCCTTTCTGCTTGCACCGAAAATGGCGAGGTTGGCATTTTCAAGAATCAATCCGCACATCAACGCGGTTATGACAACATAAAGCCTGTGTGCCCCTTTTCTCCTCAGTGGCCGATAGGCTATCCGTTCAAGGGAAACCCCCACAGCAGCAGTCAGGATCATGGTCAACGGAATGGCCAGGGCCAAAGCGACCCATCCTGGAAGCCCGACAACACCCAGCATGAAGGTTACCAGAAAAAAGGCAATATATGCTCCGACCATGAAAACATCGCCGTGGGCAAAATTAATAAGAGTCAACACTCCATACACCATGGTATAGCCGAGTGCAATCAAGGCATAAAAACTTCCCCACTGCAATGCATTGATTAAATTTTGAATAATACTTTCTAACATGAAGCGCCTCTTGCACTTTGTTGTTCCGCCCTGTTGCAGGCAGTAAAAGATCAGGTTGCGAGTCTCTGCACCGATGCGTCACACCACAGACAGGCAAACGAAAACCCCGAACCGGCCCATGCACTGTTCGGGTAAAATACGATCCGGTAGATGCGGTGGAAAAACCGCATCTACCGGACCTTTTCCGGTCAGAGATGTCTGAAAAAACACATCGACAGGATGGCTGTTACTCAGGGCATACGGACTCGGCGAATTCGAACGCACCGGAGTCACTGATCTTAACGACAACAGCACATTTTACAGGATCTCCCTGGTCATCAAACTTCATGCTGCCGGTTATACCGTCAAAAGTAGGGATGGCCGCCATGGCTTTCCGTACCGCTTTGCGATCTTTTCTCAATTTACCGGTAAGACCGCCGGTATTTTGAATAGCCTTGAGAACAATCCTGGTTGCATCCCACGTGAGGGCAGCAACATCATCAGGCACATAACCGTATTTTTTTGTATACCGGTCAATGAATTCCTTGGTCGCCCCGGTTGCTCCTGCGGCGGCGTAATGAGTGGAAAAGTGAAGACCCTTGCAGTCATCTCCGCAGAGAGTCATGAGTTCGGAAGAACCCCAGGCATCAGAGCCCATGAACTCACCTTTGTATCCGAGTTGATGGGCCTGCTTTACAATGAGAGCCACCTGATTATAGTTGTCAGGCAAAAAGATGAAATCAGGCTTGGCACTGATGATTTTGGTCAACTGCGCTGAAAAGTCCTGGTCCTTGGTGCCATGACTTTCAAAGGCCACGACGGAACCTTTGCCGACTTTTTTCTCAAAAACATCACGGAATATTTCAGCCAGACCTTTCGAATAGTCATTGGAAAGGTCATAAAGAACCGCTGCAGTTTTGGCATTAAAGGTTTTAACGGCAAAATTAACGGCAACAGGTCCCTGGAAAGGATCTAGGAATGCAGCCCGGAAGACCCAGGGACGATCCAGAGTGGTATCAGGATTGGTTGACCAGGGAGAAACCATTACGGTCTGATTGTCATCGGCAACCTGACCGGCTGGAACAGCCTGTTTACTGGAATTGGGTCCAATCATTGCCAGAACCTGATCCTTGTCGATAAGCTTGAGGGCTGTGGTTACCGCGGATTCTGCCTTTGCTTCATTGTCCTCATAAATGAACTCGAGCATATACTTCTTCCCACCAACTTCCAACCCGCCGGCACCATTGATATCAGCCTTCAGCATCTCTGCAGAAAACTTGGATGATTCACCAACCTTGGGGATATCTCCAGTCAATGGAATATTGTAACCGATCTTGATCGTATCGGCAGACAGGGCCGCACCTGCAACAAGCAGGGCGGAACAGGATACAATTGCGGCAATTAACCTCTTCTTCATAAACTCCTCCTCCTTTACGTTTTACAGTCAGCCCCGATCTCCCATCAACCCGGACTAACCGGATTTTCCGTTACCTGCATAAGACGCCGAAAACGGAAACAGTGAATCAACTCAGGTCGTCGAACCTGAGGTGCAGCTGAACCATATGGCTCGGCAGCAATGGAAAATAACAGCGACGAATTGCTGATTTTCCAATTGCTGAATTCATGGAATAAAATCTGCTTCAGGACGGACGTAAGGTGGCGTCCATCCGAACAAACTACTTATACCTGTAATTGTTCCGTAATTCAAAACAGTTTTTAGAAAAAGGAATTTTTTTATCTGAAAACCCTGCCTCATTAGCCCGCATTTTTCATCAGTTCAGGCGGCGTCAGCTACAAAATTTTCAACAGTAAATAATAGTGGCCTATATTTACTGTTGAAATATTGCAGAAGATGGCGTCGCCTGGGCTGACCTTGGGTGAACATTGTGTCAATTTTGTTCGACTACTGATAGTAGGCTAATTATTTGTATTCTATAGCTAATCTCAAAATTGACACAATGTTCATGAGAAATGCGGGTTAGTGTCTGTCCAGGAATGAGATTTTATAAAAACATCACCTGTCTGATTAAACCAGTGACCTGACGCCATCAAAAGCCTCATGTTCCGCTCCGTGTTTCTCCACCTGCAGAACATCGGGTAATTTCTGAATCTGCTTGATAACCTGGTCAAGCTTCACCTGTTCCACTACCTGCAACCACATGCGGCTTGTTTTTCCGCTTTTTTCCGGAACACAGACTATTCCTTCCAGATTGTACGCCCTGCGGGAAAAAAGACCGCAGATATGAGACATGACCCCCGGATGATTATTCACCGTCAATTCCAATACTGTAACAGCTTTTTTCATGATATTTCCCTCGTTTTGCGATTGACATTCTCTGCATTAAATCCACCCAGCATTTCACTGTTGGCCGCCCCCGGAGGTACCATCGGATAGACTTCCTCCTCCACGGCTACGGGCACATTTATCAGGCAGGGTCCCTTTTCATTTAATATTTTTGACAACAGATACGGCAAATTGCAACCAGGACCGGTATGAAAGGCCTTCATGCCGAACCCTTTTGCAATGGCCGAAAAATCAACATCAATCTGAAAATCAGAGGCAAAACAGTTCTGATTATAAAACAGATTCTGCTGTTGACGGACAAGTCCCAGCGACCTGTTGTTCATTACTATAATTTTTACATTTACCTGCTGCTCAACAGCGGTTGCCAGCTCCTGAATATTCATCTGCAGACTGCCGTCACCGGTAAAAAGAACAACCTGGCTATCGGGATTGGCCAGGGCAGCACCGATGGCTGCCGGCAGACCAAATCCCATGGTACCGAGCCCGCCGGATGTCAGGAACTGACGCGGTCTCTGCAACGGATAAACCTGAGCGGTCCACATCTGGTGCTTTCCCACATCAGTTGCCACAAAACAGTTTTCCCCCATCAACTCGGAAATCTTCAGGATCAGGCCATACGGTTTTTCTGGAACTATGGCTTCCGGTGAAGTCATGGGATACATCTCCTGCAGAACCTCTATCTGGTTACGCCAGATTGTTCTTTCATTTGGTTCAACCATGGGCAGAAGAGCCCGCAGGGATTCCTTGACATCTCCAACCAGTCCCACATTGGCACTCTTTAATTTTGAGACTTCACTGGGATCTATGTCCATATGAATAACATGAGCGTCAGGACAGAATTCAACAATTTTGCCGGTCGCCCGATCATCAAAACGGGCTCCGGCAGCGATGAAAAGATCACACTCCTGCAGGGCCATGTTGGTTGAACGGGCCGCATGCATCCCCAGCATTCCCAGGGAAAGGGGATGATTTTCCGGCAGACTGCCAAGACCAAGAAGGGTCATGGTGGCAGGCAGAGAGCTTTTTTCCAGAAGTGCCCGCGCTTCGCCTGCAGCCTCCCCGAGAATAACACCGCCCCCGAGACAGAGAATCGGCCGCCTGGCACGGTTGATAAGAGTAGCAGCAGCCCGAAGCTGATCATTATCAGCACTTGGATTCTCCAGCCTGCGTCCGGGTTCCGGCCAGGAAGAAAAACTTATTGTCGCTGTCTGTACATCTTTAGGAACATCGATCAATACAGGTCCCGGACGTCCCGAGAGGGCAAGCTCAAAAGCCTTCGGTATGATCTCCAGAAGTTCCCCGACTTCCCTTACCAGGTAGTTGTGCTTGGTAATTGGAATGCTCATACCATAAGTATCAACCTCCTGGAAAGCATCCGTACCGATAAGTGATGCCGGAACCTGACCGGTTATACAGATTACCGGAATCGAGTCAAGATATGCATCAGCAATGGCCGTCAGGATATTGGTGGCACCAGGCCCGGAAGTAGCAAAACAGACCCCGGCCTTTCCGGTGGAACGGGCTATTCCCTGTGCCAGAAAGCCGGCACCCTGTTCATGCCGGCAGAGAATATGCCGGATGCTCCGGCTTTTCTGCAACGCATCATAAAGGGGAAGGTTGGCCCCACCGGGTATTCCGGCAATGATGTCTATGCCCTGACGCTCCAGCATCCTGATTATCAGTTGAGCTCCATTCATAGTTTCCATGTTTTTCTCCTCCTGTTGTTCATCCCGTCGACTTTCAGGCGGAGGAAAAAACAAAAAACCCCCGCCGGCGAAGCGCCGACGGGGGTTTTAATTATTTAATTTTACTGGACTTACCCCCTCATGGCACTCCGCCTTCAACCGTTCGGACCACGACCACCACACTGAGAACCAGCACTGCAGAATAAAAGACGCTGATGGTGGAAAGAAGTGAGTTCATTTAAACCATGAGTAAGGTAATTATAAAAAAATACTGCCTGTAATTTTTTGATAGCAGAATCAGCCCTGCCAGTCAAGTATTTTCTTAATTACCTGGAGAAATACAATTTGCTCTGTAGAAAAAAAATAAAGAATTGTTGGGAAATTCCGGTTGCTAAAAGAATCGCAAAAGGTATTGTAGAATAATTCACTTTGTGACTCCGTCCAGAGCTCAGCCCGGCAAACTTGCAGCATCTCCAAATTGGCTGAGTTTCATGGATAATCAGAGAAGATTTAAAAAACACCCAGAATCCGTAAAACTTTTTTCGGCAGAAAAATGGTTTCTTCCTTTCAATGTCTCCCTGTACCTCAGATAGATTTCGGCCCTGGAAAACTGTCTGACCTGCCTGAGTTCTATAAATCTTACGGTAAAAGACCTGCTCTTGTCCTTGGCAGAGCCTCTCTTTCGAGACAACACACCTGGCAGAAGATCAAGGCAGAAATTACTGATATTTTCGGGCCCGACAAGCCTCCAGTCATACAGGTTTCCTCCGAACCGACCCCTACTCTCATTGACGAAGCCGTATCCCGATTACTTCAGAACCATGTGGATATGGTCATTGCAATCGGCGGTGGCAGTGTGCTGGATGCCGGCAAGGCTATCTCTGCCATGCTTGTTGAACAGGCACCGGTCATGGACTTTCTTGAAGGAGTCGGTAAAAAAAAACCGAAAGGCCGTAAACTGCCGTTTATTGCGGTCCCGACTACTGCCGGAACAGGCAGTGAAACAACAAACAATGCAGTAATCAAATCTGCGGAAAAAGGTTTTAAAAAATCTTTGCGCCACAAAAATTATTACCCGAACCTGGCTCTCGTGGATCCGGAAATGACCCTCTCCTGTCCCCCCTCTCTTACTGCGACCTGCGGTATGGACTGTTTTACCCAACTGACGGAAGCGTATCTTTCCACCCGTGCTTCTGCCCTGACCGACAGTCTTTCGCTTGACGGTATCCGCTCCATAGCCAGGTCCCTTGAGACTGTGTTTCAAGATGGTTCAAACCTTGAGGCCAGATCGGACATGGCTTATGCCACCCTGCTTTCCGGAATCGCTCTGAGTAATGCGGGACTGGGAACCGTTCATGGACTGGCCGGTACCCTGGGAGGTTTTCTTGATATTCCCCACGGAACAGCCTGCGGCACCCTCATGGCCATAACCAACAGAACAACCCTTGACATACTGAGGAAATCTACAGCAAAAACGGATACGGAAACGACAGCCCTGCGAAAATTCTCCAACCTTGGCAGGATTTTCAGTAAAGAATCGACAAAAACCGACAACTGGTACCAGGATTTTTTCATAAACGAACTGATTCGACTGACCGATCTGTTTGAACTGCCGACATTTGATAGATTCGGCATGAATTCCACTGACCTGGAAAAAATTACTTTCGCCTCAACCAACAAGTTTAATCCCGTGCAGCTGTCCCGTGAAGATCTCATGCACATTCTCTCAGCCAGACTACGATGATTTCCTTTTTCAACCGCGCAAGTATTTTTTCGGTCATTGCAACCTGCTTCTTCATTCCTTTTTCAACAGCCTTTACCGCCCTTTTTTCCACCATGGCTGTGCTCTTCTGGTTCCTGTCCGGCAGATTTCTGAATTTCCCGAAGATACTGAAAAACTATCCAACAGCACTGGTGTCCCTTCTTCTTTTTTTCCTCTTTATCATAGGGTTGCTCTACTCACCGGCAGAGCTGTCAGACGCTTTAAGTAATTTAAAAAAATACAGAGAACTTCTTTTCCTGCCCATTGTTATTTCACTCCTTGACGGCAGGCCCGGGGCAAAATCAAATGCAATCAACAGTTTTATCGCTGGTTGTATCTTCCTGATGCTCGTTTCATTTTTCATGAAATTTGGAATCATCCCGTCGGACAGATACGGTAATTCTCTGGTCTATCACATTACCCACTCGTTTTTTATGGCCCTCCTTGCCTTCTGGTCGGCCCATCGCACCGCTGATTCAAAGCAATACAGATATTTCTGGCTCTGTGTCACTCTTGCAGCTCTGGCCAATATCAGCTATGTGGCTCCAGGCAGAATCGGCATGCTTGTCCTGATCGTACTCGGTCTGCTCTTTTGCACCCAGCGTTTCTCGTTCAGGATGCAGATAGCTGCTGTTCTCATTCTGTCAGGACTCTGTTCAGCACTCTATTATTCTTCAGACAATATTTCTTCTCGGATAAACAAGGCCATTGCCGAAGTCCGTGCCTACGAACATGAACACGGATGCTCCCGGACATCCATGGGCATGCGACTCGACTGGTATATTGACTGTGTCACACTGTTTCAGAAAAAGCCGCTTTTTGGTTATGGAACAGGCGGTTTTGCAGTAGCCCATGACAAACTTATCAAGGGAACCGGTGTCCAGCGAACTGATAATCCCCATAACGAATACCTTTTTATCGCCGTACAACTCGGAAGCGTCGGGCTCTTTCTCTTTCTGCTCCTTTTCTTTCTTGCCCTGCTGAAATCATCAAAGATGGTCAGACCGGACGGTTGGCTATTGCAGGGAGTTGTAATCAGTATGGCCACCGGGTGTCTGCTCAATTCATTTCTGTACGACTCCCAGCAGGGACATTTTTTCGCCTTTCTTGCCGCTGTTCTCCTGGCCAGTTCCCAGCGGCACTCACTGACATTTTTCCGGACAGGTGAAAACTTCAGAACTATTTCAAATAAGTTCTGATATATTGACAAGTTATCTCAGTTCCACCCTGTTTTTTGGCAATATATCTATTCACTTTTTCTCCAAGAACATTTTTATCCATCGGCTTTTCAAGAGCCTCCACCAGCAGACCGAGAACTTCCTCCCTGTTGTTTCCTTTTTTTACCAGACCTTCCCGAAAAACCTCCTCACCAACCCAGGAAAAATCATTGAGAAACGGACCGGTCACAGGAACTACCCCGTTCATGAAAGCCTCAATAAAATTCTGCCCTCCAATGGGGGCCAGACTACCTCCGACAAAAACCGCATTCGCCCTGCGATACTCATCCGCCAGTTCTCCAAAAACATCCCTTATAACCACAGAAGCGCTTCCTGAATCCGCTTTTGAAGACTGAAGAATCCAATTGATATTATTCTTCTCAAGCCGTTCCATCCAATCCTGCACCCTGTGCATATGGCGGGGAAAAAGATGAACAAGAAGCTCCGGAAATTTCTGCAAAAGCATTTTTACCAGAAAAAGGACATCATCTTCCTCCTCCCGGGCTATTGAAGCCAGCACCAGGGACATGTCTTTTTTTTCATCATGTTCATCCCAATAACGATAAGTTTCAATACGATCAAATTTAAGGTTAGGTATATACTGTGCCTGCCGGGAAGAAAGACCAAAAAGATCGGCAAAACGTATCCTGTCATTTTCCGAAATCGCCAGAACTGCCATTGGCTTGAGTCTTTTCCAGATAAAACCGATCTTCCCGTACCTCCTGGAACTTTTTTCAGTCATACGACCGTTGACAATGATATAATTCTTTCCTGCACGTTTCATTTCAGCCAGAAGTCCGGGCCATATCTCCAACTCAATCAGGACAAGCAGTTTTGGATCTGCAATTTTTACAGCTTTGCGAACCAGCGGAGGGCTGTCAAAAACCATATAGGCAACAGTAACCCTGTGGCATTGATCACCTGCCACTTTCTCCAGTATTTCCTTACCTTGCAAGGTATTAGTGGTAATAAGAATATCCAATTCCTGCGTATCATCCAGTCCGGCAACGATCTGGCCCGCCAGGTAGGCTTCTCCTGCAGAAGCTGCATGAATCCAGAGATCCACCCGGGAAAAAAGGACTTCCTTCAGGGTGCGCTCTGCACATCCCTCTTTTAACCTGTGCGAACGAATGAGAAAGGGAAGGACACAAATCCACAGAAAATGATACAGCCGGAACACCAGGTGAAATAAAAATGTTTCTCTCATATAATCCGAATATTTTTATTTTTCAGCGTGGCCTGTAACCCGCAAGAACTGACTTTTGATGAATATTGTGTAAATTTTTCTCAATCACTGATAGTTGGTGTCTGTCCAGAAATGAGATTTTATGTTCGAGTTCAAGGAGCATAGAAAAATAGTTTGTATTCTACAGATTTTCCCAAAATTGACACAATGTTCATGAGAAATGCGGAAACAGGCACATTTCTGAAAATCCGAATATAACCTGCCTTCATCAGAAAAACAGTGAAATAATGGCCTTTCTTCCTTGAGATGCAGCGAACAATAAAGCAGTAAGAGTTCACTGGGCAAGGTATGCTATATTATATTAACAACCATCTTTCTCACACCAACCCGCTGTCCCTTGATATTCTGAACCACAAACCGTCCCCCACCAAGCAGTCTCTGGTTCCAGCTGCAACGAAGACGGATCTGATCTCCTACTGAAACTACTTTGGTTCTGGCTGCCCCGACCGCCATCTCAAAGCCGATTCCCCGCGGGGAAATGTCGTAAAGATTTATATCCAGTTCCCTACCGGAATTTGTAACAAGAACAGCCTTTCCAGTCTGGAGCTCCCGTAGAAGAGCTCGCCGGTTAAACACACACCTGGTAACCTCTCCGCATCGATGGCATCGGATGTTTCTTCTTCGCAAACTGGGGGGAACAGTGATATTTTTCTTTGTTCCACAACCGGGACAACGGAACTGAAGTCTGTTGTTTATAACTCGAAAGGTCCTTGTTTTTCCCATTTTTTCCACCAAGTAACCAGTGTCGCGTCAACGCTGCTCTGACGCATACGACTTGTCCTTTTTCGCGCCTGCTTCGCTACAACTTAAGCACATAACACAACTATGCGCCTCAAGCCGTGGTTTACGGCCACAAAAAATCACGGTGCAATAGTGCACCATTTCATCGTTAACAAGCACTAACTAAACTGTTATTCCTGTTGAATTTCCTGTCATATTAATATATCCCGAAAAACAATACAATACAGTGACACATTGATAATTATTTAATATTACATAAAGAAAACCAGATCCAAACAATTTTACAAGGCAAATAATCCCCCTGAGTACGCACGAAACTCTGTCACACTCGTACTTCCTCCTGTCAATTTGAATTTTTAAAATTTTTTGACCATAGGCCAGCCTGGCAAAACAGGTACATCTCCAGGCTCACTGAGTTCACTGGTAATCAGCAATAACTTATTCTACTCTCTTCATTTTTCATTCAGAGTAATAATCCGACCTGCACGCAAAACCGTGACACTCAATTTTTTTCCTGCTTGACTTAAACCATATGTATAATCACCCAGTTTTTTAAAAAAATCGGGTTCATCATTCACAGTCATTTCTCCAATTTTCAGAATAATATCCCCTCCCACGCTGAACTCTTCCCCTTCTATGGTCATTTTCAGGCTACTGGGATGCAAGCCAATCTTACCACCCCAGGATACCCCGGAAACCCTCTTCACCAACAATCCAAACTCCTGGGGAACATTGAGAACACGAGCCAGACGCCCCTGAACAATTGTTCCTTCAATTCCGGACCAGGTCTGGGCCCGGTCAAGCAGATCCAGACATTGATTACTGGTAACAGCGAACGCCAGCCCCTGGAAACCTCCCGATACCGTACTGATATGGCTGGCAATACCTATAACTTCCCCATCCATGTTGAACAGAGGTCCCCGGAATTTCCCGGATTCATGGCGGCATCAGTCTGAAAGACCTCCATGCTACCGGCCCCAAGCATAGCTCCCGTCTGTAAACGAGAACTGATATAACCTACACTCAGGGAATGACTGAAGCCAAGGGGTGAGCCAACCACAAAAACCTTATCACCAATACGAACTTTATCAGAATCGGCCAGTATCACGGGTCTGGGCAATTTAATCTCCTCTGTAAGACGAAGAACGGCTACATCTCCCCAGCTCACTGACACCACAACTTCGGCAGAAGAACTCTGACCATCAGGAAAGGTTACTCTGATTTTTTCCGCTGTCTGAATGACATGGGAGGCTGTCAGAATAGTACCCTTGTCATCAATAAGTACCCCTGAACCACTATCTCCGCTGGCAACTTTCTGGTCTTCATCGGCAGACACCGC
The DNA window shown above is from Desulfomarina profundi and carries:
- a CDS encoding 3-deoxy-D-manno-octulosonic acid transferase, which produces MRETFLFHLVFRLYHFLWICVLPFLIRSHRLKEGCAERTLKEVLFSRVDLWIHAASAGEAYLAGQIVAGLDDTQELDILITTNTLQGKEILEKVAGDQCHRVTVAYMVFDSPPLVRKAVKIADPKLLVLIELEIWPGLLAEMKRAGKNYIIVNGRMTEKSSRRYGKIGFIWKRLKPMAVLAISENDRIRFADLFGLSSRQAQYIPNLKFDRIETYRYWDEHDEKKDMSLVLASIAREEEDDVLFLVKMLLQKFPELLVHLFPRHMHRVQDWMERLEKNNINWILQSSKADSGSASVVIRDVFGELADEYRRANAVFVGGSLAPIGGQNFIEAFMNGVVPVTGPFLNDFSWVGEEVFREGLVKKGNNREEVLGLLVEALEKPMDKNVLGEKVNRYIAKKQGGTEITCQYIRTYLK
- a CDS encoding S1C family serine protease is translated as MDGEVIGIASHISTVSGGFQGLAFAVTSNQCLDLLDRAQTWSGIEGTIVQGRLARVLNVPQEFGLLVKRVSGVSWGGKIGLHPSSLKMTIEGEEFSVGGDIILKIGEMTVNDEPDFFKKLGDYTYGLSQAGKKLSVTVLRAGRIITLNEK
- a CDS encoding S1C family serine protease, which encodes MIRLHILLLSLVFFGIQLPDFLLAANLPDLYQMVNPAVVDIVAISMDEVAVSADEDQKVASGDSGSGVLIDDKGTILTASHVIQTAEKIRVTFPDGQSSSAEVVVSVSWGDVAVLRLTEEIKLPRPVILADSDKVRIGDKVFVVGSPLGFSHSLSVGYISSRLQTGAMLGAGSMEVFQTDAAMNPGNSGDLCSTWMGKL